A genomic segment from Flavobacterium sp. 9R encodes:
- the topA gene encoding type I DNA topoisomerase: MAKNLVIVESPAKAKTIEKFLGSEFQVESSYGHIADLPSKEIGVDVENGFKPKYEVSSDKKALVSKLRTLSKNAEMVWLASDEDREGEAISWHLAEELKLDAKKTKRIVFHEITKNAILKAIDNPREIDYNLVNAQQARRVLDRLVGYELSPVLWRKIKGGLSAGRVQSVSVRLIVEREREIQNFTPTASYSVVAEFTNEAGKTVKAKLPKNFATKQEAQDFLNKNTNSLYKVSDLETKPTKKSPTAPFTTSTLQQEAARKLYLPVGITMQLAQRLYEAGLITYMRTDSVNLSKEAMEAAQAEIIKSYGKEFSKPRTFANKSKGAQEAHEAIRPTDMSLHTVNVDRDQARLYDLIWKRTLASQMSDAELERTNVKIEANNHSEVFVASGEVLLFEGFLKVYLEGHDDDEEEQEGMLPALKVNEPLANSFITATERYSRPSARYTEASLVKKLEELGIGRPSTYAPTISTIINRNYVEKGTLEGQERNYTQLTLQAGKIAEKELKENTGSDKGKLVPTDIGTIVTDFLVKNFGSILDYNFTAKVEQDFDEIAEGNIEWAKMMQEFYDKFHPNVKDVEANADRESGERILGTDPASGKPVSVRLGKFGPMAQIGDAEDEDKKFASLRNEQNIGNITLEEALNLFLLPKNLGTYKGEEVEVSNGRFGPYVRHGAVFISLPRGEDPLDVSLVRAQELIDEKALADAPIAVYKGESVQKGTGRFGPFIKWNGIFINVSKKFDFDNLSQADIEFLIEDKLQKNIDKVIHNWEDEGILVEKARWGRSVITKGKIKIELSKDVDASKLTLAEVQEMIAKKTPAKKAPAKKATAKKSTPAKKAVAKKK, encoded by the coding sequence ATGGCAAAGAATTTAGTAATAGTGGAGTCACCTGCAAAGGCCAAAACAATCGAAAAATTTCTAGGAAGTGAGTTTCAAGTAGAGTCAAGTTATGGGCATATTGCCGACTTGCCTTCAAAAGAAATAGGGGTAGATGTTGAAAATGGATTCAAACCCAAGTATGAAGTTTCCTCGGACAAAAAGGCTTTGGTGAGTAAACTAAGAACACTTTCTAAGAATGCCGAAATGGTTTGGTTAGCAAGCGATGAGGACCGCGAGGGAGAAGCCATTTCTTGGCACTTGGCGGAAGAATTAAAATTAGATGCTAAAAAAACCAAACGTATCGTTTTTCATGAAATTACTAAGAATGCTATTCTAAAAGCAATTGATAATCCTCGTGAGATTGACTATAATTTAGTGAATGCTCAACAGGCTCGTCGTGTTTTGGACCGATTAGTAGGGTATGAGTTGTCTCCAGTACTTTGGAGAAAAATCAAAGGAGGGCTTTCTGCGGGACGTGTACAATCTGTTTCAGTTCGTTTGATTGTTGAACGTGAAAGAGAAATTCAGAATTTTACGCCAACAGCTAGTTATTCAGTTGTTGCCGAGTTTACCAACGAAGCAGGAAAAACGGTCAAAGCAAAGTTGCCTAAAAATTTTGCCACGAAACAAGAAGCGCAAGATTTTTTAAATAAAAATACCAACTCCTTATATAAGGTTTCAGATTTAGAAACGAAACCAACTAAAAAATCACCTACTGCACCTTTTACGACTTCAACTTTACAACAAGAAGCGGCTCGTAAATTGTATTTGCCAGTTGGAATCACGATGCAGTTAGCGCAACGTTTGTATGAGGCGGGATTGATTACTTATATGAGAACGGACAGTGTGAATTTGTCCAAAGAAGCGATGGAAGCGGCTCAAGCCGAAATCATAAAGTCTTACGGAAAAGAATTTTCTAAGCCACGAACTTTTGCTAATAAAAGCAAAGGAGCACAAGAAGCACACGAGGCGATTCGTCCAACAGATATGTCTTTGCATACCGTAAATGTAGATAGAGACCAAGCGCGTTTGTACGATTTGATTTGGAAAAGAACTTTGGCTTCTCAAATGAGTGATGCCGAATTAGAGCGTACCAATGTAAAAATTGAAGCGAATAATCACAGTGAGGTTTTTGTGGCTTCTGGAGAAGTGTTACTTTTTGAAGGGTTTCTAAAAGTATATTTAGAAGGACATGATGATGATGAGGAAGAGCAAGAAGGGATGTTGCCTGCTTTGAAAGTTAATGAGCCATTAGCCAACTCATTCATTACTGCAACAGAACGTTATTCTCGACCTTCTGCAAGATATACAGAGGCTTCTTTGGTGAAGAAATTAGAGGAACTTGGTATTGGTCGTCCGTCTACTTATGCGCCAACAATTTCTACGATTATTAATAGAAATTATGTAGAAAAAGGAACACTAGAAGGGCAAGAGCGTAATTACACACAACTTACGCTTCAAGCTGGAAAAATAGCTGAAAAAGAATTAAAAGAAAATACAGGTTCTGATAAAGGAAAATTAGTACCTACAGATATTGGAACCATAGTAACCGATTTCTTGGTGAAAAATTTTGGTTCTATTTTGGATTATAATTTTACTGCAAAAGTGGAGCAAGATTTCGATGAGATTGCTGAGGGCAACATCGAATGGGCTAAAATGATGCAAGAGTTCTACGATAAATTTCATCCTAATGTAAAAGATGTTGAGGCAAATGCTGATAGAGAAAGTGGAGAACGTATTTTAGGAACCGACCCCGCTTCAGGAAAGCCAGTTTCGGTTCGTTTGGGTAAGTTTGGACCAATGGCTCAAATAGGAGATGCTGAAGATGAAGACAAAAAGTTTGCTAGTTTGCGTAACGAACAAAATATCGGAAACATTACCTTAGAAGAAGCGCTGAATTTATTTTTATTACCAAAGAATTTAGGTACCTATAAAGGAGAAGAAGTTGAAGTAAGTAACGGACGTTTTGGACCTTATGTTCGTCACGGAGCAGTTTTTATTTCTTTGCCAAGAGGTGAAGACCCATTGGATGTTTCTTTGGTACGTGCGCAAGAATTAATTGATGAAAAAGCTTTAGCCGATGCGCCTATTGCTGTTTATAAAGGAGAAAGTGTACAAAAAGGAACTGGAAGATTTGGACCTTTTATCAAATGGAATGGCATTTTTATAAATGTTTCGAAAAAATTTGATTTTGATAATTTGTCTCAAGCGGATATTGAGTTTCTAATTGAGGATAAATTACAAAAGAATATTGATAAAGTCATTCACAATTGGGAAGACGAAGGAATTTTAGTTGAGAAAGCACGCTGGGGACGTTCAGTTATTACTAAAGGTAAGATAAAAATCGAATTAAGTAAAGATGTTGATGCGTCGAAACTGACTTTAGCCGAAGTTCAGGAAATGATTGCAAAGAAAACACCTGCGAAAAAAGCTCCTGCAAAAAAGGCAACAGCAAAGAAATCTACACCTGCTAAAAAAGCAGTAGCTAAAAAAAAGTAA